In Candidatus Hydrogenedentota bacterium, the sequence GGGCAATGGGCATTTCACCAAACTTCCGCCCATCAACCTGTAATTGCGAAGACGGCGTGCACTGGAGGCTGACATGCGCGAGCCATCGGTAAGAAGACCTGCAGTAGCGGGGCAGTTCTATCCGGCCAACCCGATCGATTTGGAGCGTACCGTCGCATCCTACATTGAGGATGCCGAAGTGGAACCCGACCCGACGCGCGTCATCTCCGTGATTGCTCCGCACGCGGGGTACATGTACTCCGGCGCCACCGCAGGTCATGCGTTCGCGCGCGCCCGGGGCAAATCGCCCGGCCGCGTAATTCTTCTCGGTTGTTCGCACCGCTATGCGATCGAGACGGCCTCAGTGTTCACGGGTGAAGCCTTCGACACACCGCTGGGGCGTTTTCCCGTTGACCTGTCCTTCGCCGTGGGTCTAGCGAAACGTCTCGACTCCCAGTGCGAAGAAGCCCATGTTCAGGAACATGCCTTGGAGGTGATGCTTCCGTTTCTTAAGGTGGCCATCGGAATCGTCCCCATCGTGCCCGTACTCCTCGGGCCGATGGCAGTCGATTGGCACACTCGGGTAGGTGAAATCATCGCGGAGATGGCGGATCCAGGTGATTTTGTCGTAGTATCCACCGATCTTTCTCACTACCTGTCCGAAGAGGAAGCCAACATGACTGATCGCCGTTCGCTGGATGCCGTGATGAGCAAGGATGTGCCTGTCTTCGCTAAAGGCGTTGCCAGAAAGTCTGTTTCCATGTGCGGAGCATCTGCAGTCCTGGCTTCCATGGTCTATGCGCGGGAAGCGAAGGCCGATGCGTGGCGCTTGCTCGACTACCGTACCAGCGCCGCTGCCTCCGGCGACTACTCCCGCGTTGTGGGTTACGCCGCAATGAGTATGGAACGGTCCGCATGACGGTTCGCGAAGTCTGCGCAATTCTAGAGCGGCTTGCACCTTCTCAATTCGCCTATTCCTGGGACCGAGCCGGACTCGCGCTTGGAGATCCCAGTGCTCCCGTGTCTCGCGTTCTCGTAGCGTTGACGGTGACGAGTGAAGTCCTCCAAGCCGCGAAGCGGGCCCGCGCCCAATTGATCGTCTCGCACCACCCCCTCATATGGGAACCTCTGAAATCACTTCGCAGTGATAATCCTCACGCGAGACTCTGCCTTGACCTCGCCTCGGCCGAAATTGCCTGCTTTTCAGCGCACACGAACTTGGATCTCGCCCCTGGCGGGGTGAACGATGTGCTCGCGGCCAAGTTGGGTCTGATCAATCTCAGGCCCCTTCTTGACGCGGAGCACGTCTCCCAGGTGAAGTTGGTTACCTTCGTTCCCGAAGCGCATCTGGCCGCCGTACGAGATGCCGTCTGCAACGCCGGTGCCGGCGTTATTGGCGACTACACCTATTGTTCGTTCAGCTCACCGGGCATCGGAACCTTCCTGCCCGGTGACAATGCGCAGCCGTTCACCGGCAGGAAACACACGGTGAATGAAGAGCCGGAGCGTCGATTTGAAGTGCTCGTCCACGCGGCCCGCCTGGAAGGAGTTCTGGCGGCGTTGCGGGCGGCCCACCCCTACGAAGAAGTCGCTTACGATATCGTTCCCTTGGCAAACCGGGATGATTCAATCGGATTGGGGCGACGCGGCGACTTGCCAAAAGCCCAGACACTCAAGCAGTTTGGGTCTCACGTGAGGAAAGCCTTGGGTCTTAGTCACATCCGCCTCGTTGGCGATCCTTCTCGACGGGTGCGGCAGGTGGGGGTCATTGGCGGCGCAGGCGGAAATCTGCTCGATTCGATTCCGCCGACTGTCGACGTGTTGATCACCGGTGATGTAGACTACCATGCCGCGCTGGCAGCGACCGAACGGGGATTGGCTGTAATCGATGCCGGTCATCACGGCACGGAAATTCATGTCGTTCCGGCGCTAGCCGGATACCTGAAGAAATGCGCACCCAAGCTTCGAGTAAGTACGTACATCGAGGCGGAAACTTTTCGAGCAATAACGGAGTAATCTATCTTTGACTTCTGAATCTCTGAAGATCCTCTACATTTGCAGTGAAGCGACTCCTTTTATAAAGACAGGAGGTCTTGCTGATGTATCCAATGCATTACCGAGAGCGTTGCGCGCGCTCGGTCACGATGTGAGGATTGCTCTACCCTGTTACGGTACCATTCCGGAAGAGTTGCGCGGCACGCAGGTGGCCACTTGCAGAGCCCGGCTTGATTCTGACACGGTGTTTGGAGCGCTTCGCGAGACTACGATTCCAGACTCGGACGTGCCGGTGTATCTCGTCGAGCACGACATCTATTTCATGCGCGACCATCCCTATGGCCGTGGCAATGCCGAATACTCGGATAACCTGGAGCGCTTCTGCTTCTTCTCTTTGGCCGCTCTTGACGGTGTGCCGCAAACGGGTTGGACACCCGACGTGATCCACTGCAATGACTGGCACACGGCGGCGATCCCCGCTTACATCAAGACCCATTTCCTTGACCACCCGGCGTGGAAGGGGAAAGCGTCGGTCTTCACGATTCACAATATGGCATACCAGGGCAGGTACCCATCATCTCTCATGCCCAAGACGGGGTTAGGGTGGGAACTTTTCACGCCCCGTTACCTTGAGTATTACGGCGATTTGAATCTGATGAAGGCGGGCATCATGTTCGCCTCGAAGATCAACACAGTCAGCCCAACCTACGCGAAAGAGATTCAGACTCCCATCGCCGGTTGCGGTCTTGAGGGAGTCTTGCGCTCTCGAACAAAGGACTTGAGTGGGATCTCCAATGGTGTCGATCATGACGTCTGGAATCCAGCCAAAGACCCGCTCATCGATGCGAAGTACTCTATCGAAAACATCGCCGGTAAAAAGAAGTGCAAACGAGCCCTGCAGAAACGGCTCGGGTTACCCACGATAGATGCACCGCTGTTTGGCATGGTCTCCAGACTCGTAAGCGATAAAGGAATTGACCTCCTGCTATCGGTTCTTGAATCCTTTCTCGCCATGGATGTGCAGATTGTCATTCAGGGAACTGGAGATGCGGCACTTCACAAGGCCTTGGAAGAATACGCCGCGAATTTCCCCGAGAAGTTCAGTGTTAACTTCGTGTACGACGAGAAACTCGCCCACCAGATTTACGCGGGCAGCGATTTCTATCTCATGCCGTCCCGCAATGAACCGTGCGGTCTGAGTCAACTCTACAGTATGGCCTACGGCTCCATTCCCGTCGTTCACAAGACGGGCGGCCTTGCTGACAGCGTGACGGACGCGACGAGCGAGAATCTTGCATCCGGAAAAGCCACGGGATTCTCGTTCAAGGACTTCAAGGGCGAGGAACTGCTGGCGACCATCGACAGAGCATTGGCTGCCTACCGCGATCCGGCGATTTTGCAGGCGTTGCAGAAGACGGGTATGAAGACCGATTGGTCTTGGGGAGCATCCGCGAAGGCGTACGTCGACCTCTTTCGAAAGGCGATGGCCGCGCCGTGAACACGTCCACGCTTGAGTTGACGACTCGTTCGCCCGAACAGACCGAGGCCCTTGGAGCAACACTCGTGTCCATGCTCGTACCCGGTTCCGTGGTGGCGCTCTACGGCGACCTCGCCTCAGGAAAGACCTGTTTTGTCCGGGGCATGGCGTCGTATTTCGGTGAGGCGTCCCACGTGCACAGTCCCACCTTTACCCTTGTAAACGAATATGGTGAGGATCCCAAACTGCAGCACGTGGACCTGTACCGCCTATCAGGACCCGCTGAAGTGGAAGACTTGGGTTGCACAGACTTTCTCTACGGGACTGGAATTTGCGCCGTTGAATGGGCTGAGCGTGCGGCAGGCCTGCTCCCCGAACGTCACGTGGAGATACGGTTTGAGCATGCCGGTGACGACCTTAGGCGGATAGTAATCAGCGATCACGGGATCCTGCCCGGAACTTGGGCCGCCGCGTTAAAGGAAGTCATTGCGTTCTCGTCATAGGCTCAGGTTGCGCAGTGCAGCCATCAGTTCTTTCATGTTCTGAAAGCGATCTTCCGGTTGTTTCGACACGCATTTCAGAATGATGGCATCCAACTGGGGCGGCACTCCTTCAACGACCGTGCTGGGCGCGGGCGGCGTTTCCTTCAATTGCCGTTCCAGAACATTCTGCCCTAGAAAGACGGTCTCTCCGGTTAGGCACTCGTACAACACCAGTCCCAGCGCGTAGACATCGCTACGGACATCTGCTTCTCTTCCTAGCACCTGCTCGGGCGCCATATAACTTGGGGTGCCCATAACGACGCCCGTCTGTGTCATGCGCGAGTCTTCCGCCTTCGCGAGGCCGAAGTCCGTCAGCTTCACCAAACCGCCTTTGGCCAACAGAATATTGTCCGGCTTGATGTCGCGGTGAACGATTCCTGCATCATGAATCGCAGACAGCGCGTTGCAGGTCTGCACGATCAGATTTACCGCTTCTCTGGGCTTTAGCCCCTTTTTTGTGCTCAGGTATTTATGGAGGCTGGGCCCTTCGATGTACTCCATGGCGATGTACGCTTTGCCCACCGACGCGCTGATGTCGTAGATAGCGATGATGTTCGGGTGGTTTATCTTCGCGGCTGTCCGCGCCTCGCGAATGAAACGTTGCCGGTACTCCTCGGAACTGTCTATCACGCTCCCCAGGAATTTCAGGGCGACAGGGCGATCCAATTGCTTGTCGCGCGCGAGATACACCACACCCATGCCGCCACGCCCCAGTTCTTTCTCCAGGATGTATCGGCCGCCCAGGTTCTCTTCGACCGACTGCATGACGCGCGTCGCAACCTGAGACTGCGGCACGGAGGCGTCCGCAGTCGAATGCGCGGGAGTGAATTGTCCGCCAGTGCCCTGAATCGAAATACGCGAGGAGATGCTCGAAATACGCTGCGCGACATCGCGGAATCCCACGTTCACGGTGCGGATCTTGTAGAGGATCTCGCGCGATTCATCCAGTTTGCCCAACTGCTCATACGCAAGCGCCAACATGTAGAAATAATCGACCGTCGCTGAATCCACGCGTTTGCCGGTTAGATGGTTGTCCAACGCGGCCGCGCAGTGCGGGTAGTCGTGCATTTCATAGAAACAACGCCCCAGCAAGCCGCGAGACACGTCAAAATTGGGGTCGGACTCTTTAACCTTCTGGAGTGCCTTGATTGCTGGCTCGAATCGCGCCGCATGGGCGTAGGCCAATCCGGCCCGGTAAAACTCACCCACGCGCTCAAAACACTCTGCCGCTCGCACAGGGTCTGCAGCCTTCGCAAAACACTCTGCCGCGTGCAGCAGATCACCTGCCTGCACATAGGCGGCAGCCGCTTCTTTGAAATTGCCCTTGCTTTGATGGAAGCGTCCAACAATCTGCGAGGCCTCCTTTTCGCGACCCGCTTCCTTCATACTTGCCGCGGCTTCGTCGAGCCGTCCCGCAAGCAGGAATACTTCGCCCGCTCTGCCCGGATTGCCAGCCTCTTTGTACAATGCCGCTGCCGCGTCGTAACGTTGTGCCTGCTCGAAGCGCCCAGCCACCGCGGGTATGAGGGCTGTCCGCTGTTCCGCTTTCAGACGCTTCTTGCCCACATCGCTCGTGAGCAACCGATAACATTCCTCTGCCGCGGCAACCTGCAACGCAACGGGGTCCGTGGGGTTGTTGAAGTACTCCATAAACGCGTTGGCAGCCTCAACAACCTTTCCACCCGCAACGTACGAAGCGGCGGCGAGTGCCGGCTTCCCCGCCCGCATCAGCGCTGCGGCGGCATCTCCATGCTTGCCAATCTCCGTGAACAGACGCGCGGCGGTGTCGAACTCCCCTTCTTTGGCAAGCATTTGCGCGGCCTTTGCCGTGTAGCCCGCCTTGGCCAGGGACTCGGCGGACTTCAAACGCTGCCCGGCTTTTTTGTAATACTTGGCGGCCTCTTTGTGCTTGTTGAGCGATGCGTAGACCTCTGCCAATCGGACCCAGTTGCGGTCCTTCTTGAGTGGCTTGATGGTCGATTCAAGGTTTTGTGCAGCCTCGATATTCTGCGTGAATTCCTGTCCGCTCAGTGCGCGAATATCTTTCGCATCCGCCAGACGTTTATTGCGCCCCGTCATCCCTTCGATAACGTGCCATACCCAGTTGAAGAGCCTGGCCAGAATGTACAAATACACAAAGCCGGTCGCGAGCCGCACGATTACGAGCAGGCTGCCCTCAAGCGTGAACCCCGCGAAGTTTTCGACCAGCTTCAGCGGCACATCCAAAATGTAGAGTAATGCGTTCATGCCATCTCCCCGCACACGTAATAATATAGACTGTTGCGTCACCGGGCGCGCATATACTACGTGATAGGAGGCGCTTCGACAAGGGTGTTACCTGGCAGATCCCGTTCGCGTGTACTCCCAGAATCTCGTGTGAACCTCGCGCATTGGCACGAAGACCGGGATTGCGTAGGATTCCTGGAAGTGTTGCCGGTCCGTCTGGACTACTCAACGCTCGCAGCGAGACGTGAAATGGGGGAGGGGACGCTGACGTCTTACACGAACGCCTCGAAGGTGGGCTGCTGCGTCGAGCGGGCAAAGGGAATTGTCTCGTCCCCAACTCGGATGTTTATCTGGGGTCTTTCGTCAGGAGGTGGCGTCCCTTCAAGTCGACTCTGTATTGAACCCGCGGCATTGCTCAAACCGTTGATGAACGTGCGCGCGCTGTCAACGGCTCCGATTCCTGCTGAGCGAAAGTCGAAAGATGGGGGGGCTGCCGGTGTCTCTTCTTGCGCGGACAACTCGGTTCTTGCTTGCGATTGGCGCTCACGGATTCGAGTCTGTGCTTCTTGGAGCGTCTCGACGATTTGGGTCGAGCCTTCCCGACTGTAGCCGATCGTCTTGACCGCGATTCCTGGCAAGGAGACTGTCCCATCACCAAAACCGACCTTATCGGGCTCAGGTGTATCTTGTGAAAATAGAGGAGAGGAGTTCTTCGGATCTGTTTCGGGCAAAGCGGTTTGTTGACGTACCCGTCCGAACTGCGAGTACGTTTCGGTACCGCCAATCAAGCGCAGATTGCCAATGTTCGATCCAATTGACAATCCCATGGCCACTATCCCTTAACCTATGTCCCGAATTCCTGGATTTCAGCAGAGTAATTATCCCACTTCAACTCCAGAGTTGTCAAGTGTGACAAGTGGGTCTTTCCGATCTAACCCTTTCAGGGAAAGCAGCTTAAGACGTCTTCATGCATCGGCGATTTGCGCCAAGTTGCCGGTACTTAGGAAGAAATCACCCGGTCGAAATTACCATCTCATCCGGGTCCAGGACGGGTATGCCGTCCGCACACCCCGGGCATTCCTTGGCGTCATAGCTCTTCATCGCAAGGTAAGCGAGCGGCTTGTATGGACAGTCAAAATTGGCCTCGCCCGCGCTGCGGTCAATCAGCACCGAGACTCCAACGATGGTCGCACCCCGCCCGCGCAAATGCTCGATAGTCTTCTTAACCGACCCGCCCGTTGTCACGATATCTTCCACAACCAATACGCGCGTCTTCGGTTCCAATCGGAATCCGCGCATGAGGGCCATACCGCCTTGACCGTCTTTTTCCGTGAACGTGGAGCGGCAATCCAAATGGCGAGCCGTCTCGTAGGAAAGGATGATTCCGCCTGTGGCGGGCCCCACGACCATTTCGACCATTTCCGATTTCCACATTTCGGCAATAGCCTTGCATAGCTTTTCCGTGTAATTCGGATGCTGCAACACCCGAGATGCTTGTATGAACTGGCTTCCGTGTCGTCCGCTCGCATACTCGAAGTGCCCCTCAAGCAACGCGCCCGTGGCTCGAAAGATGTCAATCACCTGACCGGCATTCATACCGAAAGCTCCTCGATTACTCTTACCGTTGCCGTCG encodes:
- the amrB gene encoding AmmeMemoRadiSam system protein B, which encodes MREPSVRRPAVAGQFYPANPIDLERTVASYIEDAEVEPDPTRVISVIAPHAGYMYSGATAGHAFARARGKSPGRVILLGCSHRYAIETASVFTGEAFDTPLGRFPVDLSFAVGLAKRLDSQCEEAHVQEHALEVMLPFLKVAIGIVPIVPVLLGPMAVDWHTRVGEIIAEMADPGDFVVVSTDLSHYLSEEEANMTDRRSLDAVMSKDVPVFAKGVARKSVSMCGASAVLASMVYAREAKADAWRLLDYRTSAAASGDYSRVVGYAAMSMERSA
- a CDS encoding Nif3-like dinuclear metal center hexameric protein is translated as MTVREVCAILERLAPSQFAYSWDRAGLALGDPSAPVSRVLVALTVTSEVLQAAKRARAQLIVSHHPLIWEPLKSLRSDNPHARLCLDLASAEIACFSAHTNLDLAPGGVNDVLAAKLGLINLRPLLDAEHVSQVKLVTFVPEAHLAAVRDAVCNAGAGVIGDYTYCSFSSPGIGTFLPGDNAQPFTGRKHTVNEEPERRFEVLVHAARLEGVLAALRAAHPYEEVAYDIVPLANRDDSIGLGRRGDLPKAQTLKQFGSHVRKALGLSHIRLVGDPSRRVRQVGVIGGAGGNLLDSIPPTVDVLITGDVDYHAALAATERGLAVIDAGHHGTEIHVVPALAGYLKKCAPKLRVSTYIEAETFRAITE
- the glgA gene encoding glycogen synthase GlgA, which gives rise to MTSESLKILYICSEATPFIKTGGLADVSNALPRALRALGHDVRIALPCYGTIPEELRGTQVATCRARLDSDTVFGALRETTIPDSDVPVYLVEHDIYFMRDHPYGRGNAEYSDNLERFCFFSLAALDGVPQTGWTPDVIHCNDWHTAAIPAYIKTHFLDHPAWKGKASVFTIHNMAYQGRYPSSLMPKTGLGWELFTPRYLEYYGDLNLMKAGIMFASKINTVSPTYAKEIQTPIAGCGLEGVLRSRTKDLSGISNGVDHDVWNPAKDPLIDAKYSIENIAGKKKCKRALQKRLGLPTIDAPLFGMVSRLVSDKGIDLLLSVLESFLAMDVQIVIQGTGDAALHKALEEYAANFPEKFSVNFVYDEKLAHQIYAGSDFYLMPSRNEPCGLSQLYSMAYGSIPVVHKTGGLADSVTDATSENLASGKATGFSFKDFKGEELLATIDRALAAYRDPAILQALQKTGMKTDWSWGASAKAYVDLFRKAMAAP
- the tsaE gene encoding tRNA (adenosine(37)-N6)-threonylcarbamoyltransferase complex ATPase subunit type 1 TsaE, giving the protein MNTSTLELTTRSPEQTEALGATLVSMLVPGSVVALYGDLASGKTCFVRGMASYFGEASHVHSPTFTLVNEYGEDPKLQHVDLYRLSGPAEVEDLGCTDFLYGTGICAVEWAERAAGLLPERHVEIRFEHAGDDLRRIVISDHGILPGTWAAALKEVIAFSS
- a CDS encoding protein kinase codes for the protein MNALLYILDVPLKLVENFAGFTLEGSLLVIVRLATGFVYLYILARLFNWVWHVIEGMTGRNKRLADAKDIRALSGQEFTQNIEAAQNLESTIKPLKKDRNWVRLAEVYASLNKHKEAAKYYKKAGQRLKSAESLAKAGYTAKAAQMLAKEGEFDTAARLFTEIGKHGDAAAALMRAGKPALAAASYVAGGKVVEAANAFMEYFNNPTDPVALQVAAAEECYRLLTSDVGKKRLKAEQRTALIPAVAGRFEQAQRYDAAAALYKEAGNPGRAGEVFLLAGRLDEAAASMKEAGREKEASQIVGRFHQSKGNFKEAAAAYVQAGDLLHAAECFAKAADPVRAAECFERVGEFYRAGLAYAHAARFEPAIKALQKVKESDPNFDVSRGLLGRCFYEMHDYPHCAAALDNHLTGKRVDSATVDYFYMLALAYEQLGKLDESREILYKIRTVNVGFRDVAQRISSISSRISIQGTGGQFTPAHSTADASVPQSQVATRVMQSVEENLGGRYILEKELGRGGMGVVYLARDKQLDRPVALKFLGSVIDSSEEYRQRFIREARTAAKINHPNIIAIYDISASVGKAYIAMEYIEGPSLHKYLSTKKGLKPREAVNLIVQTCNALSAIHDAGIVHRDIKPDNILLAKGGLVKLTDFGLAKAEDSRMTQTGVVMGTPSYMAPEQVLGREADVRSDVYALGLVLYECLTGETVFLGQNVLERQLKETPPAPSTVVEGVPPQLDAIILKCVSKQPEDRFQNMKELMAALRNLSL
- the pyrE gene encoding orotate phosphoribosyltransferase, which encodes MIDIFRATGALLEGHFEYASGRHGSQFIQASRVLQHPNYTEKLCKAIAEMWKSEMVEMVVGPATGGIILSYETARHLDCRSTFTEKDGQGGMALMRGFRLEPKTRVLVVEDIVTTGGSVKKTIEHLRGRGATIVGVSVLIDRSAGEANFDCPYKPLAYLAMKSYDAKECPGCADGIPVLDPDEMVISTG